From one Babesia bovis T2Bo chromosome 3, whole genome shotgun sequence genomic stretch:
- a CDS encoding Spherical Body Protein 2 truncated copy 5 (SBP2) produces MEVARRNNGFRKVAKWIAGAIVVAGAASGNVLCDEVSEPQEAEVAEVKSEINVNEEINTEVKDSKRADVNVAEADITFEDPGKAYRRKVAAVTEEEKLLQAPDAVIFRNVVGRQYTNKEIDDLVDRSGLKGTKGVIQHELGVRKIKLLREMGKFNTILESLPKEIAEEAGNYATYDRLPADLAEKVKWNHFNKSFFGLMEKVPQDLANEMMGCDIYEGFPGELIFKIKEFLHPFDPSTVFIDDGKDEDMADNLETNVRIEIPSLKPLSNKPATAEQIYRVIRDYPPTTIGDSMDVEVSSPFNRFSRDEKRDDFSKSKAIKNFRKIINHITGYCLKLKDQAPYGDIYMAFEDASTIKLPVDIAAELASLPDDFRGLFPGAAVAPKTILYLGQLLTEGTHGRRPLSGRSRAVWDKHYETNTEALYDAISVI; encoded by the coding sequence ATGGAAGTAGCAAGGCGCAACAACGGCTTccgcaaggttgccaagtgGATTGCTGGTGCCATTGTTGTGGCAGGTGCtgccagtggcaatgtccTATGCGATGAGGTTTCGGAACCACAGGAGGCTGAAGTTGCTGAAGTGAAGTCTGAGATTAATGTGAATGAAGAAATTAACACCGAGGTTAAAGATTCAAAGAGAGCTGATGTAAATGTTGCGGAAGCAGATATCACATTCGAAGACCCTGGAAAAGCATACCGTAGGAAAGTAGCTGCTGTTACTGAGGAGGAGAAGCTATTACAAGCGCCAGATGCAGTCATTTTTAGAAATGTTGTTGGTAGACAGTACACTAACAAGGAAATCGACGATCTTGTAGATAGATCTGGTTTGAAAGGTACAAAAGGCGTTATCCAGCATGAGTTGGGAGTCAGAAAAATAAAATTACTACGTGAAATGGGAAAGTTTAACACAATCTTGGAATCTCTTCCAAAAGAAATTGCTGAAGAGGCAGGTAACTATGCAACGTATGATAGATTACCAGCTGATTTAGCTGAAAAGGTTAAATGGAatcattttaataaaagTTTTTTTGGGCTTATGGAAAAAGTTCCTCAAGACCTAGCAAATGAAATGATGGGATGCGATATTTACGAAGGATTTCCGGGTGAGTTGATCTTTAAAATAAAAGAATTTTTACATCCTTTCGATCCATCTACTGTGTTTATTGATGATGGAAAAGATGAAGATATGGCGGACAATCTTGAAACTAATGTAAGAATTGAAATACCTTCGCTTAAACCATTGTCTAACAAGCCGGCCACTGCAGAACAAATTTATCGTGTTATCCGCGATTACCCTCCGACTACAATCGGTGACAGCATGGACGTTGAAGTTAGCAGCCCCTTCAACCGATTCTCACGTGACGAAAAGCGAGATGACTTTTCCAAGTCAAAAGCAATTAAAAATTTCAGGAAGATAATTAACCACATCACGGGATATTGCCTCAAGTTGAAGGATCAGGCCCCCTACGGCGATATTTACATGGCCTTTGAGGATGCTAGCACTATTAAGCTCCCTGTTGACATTGCCGCAGAACTCGCTTCATTACCCGATGACTTCCGTGGATTATTCCCAGGAGCAGCTGTAGCACCCAAGACCATTTTGTATCTTGGACAGTTGTTGACGGAGGGTACACATGGTAGGAGGCCACTCAGTGGGCGCTCTAGAGCGGTTTGGGATAAGCATTACGAAACCAACACAGAAGCCCTTTATGATGCCATATCAGTTATTTAA
- a CDS encoding Spherical Body Protein 2 truncated copy 4 (SBP2), with protein MEVARRNNGFRKVAKWIVGAAVVAGAASGNVLCDEVSEPKNGEVDEVKSEVNVNEEDEELRKIIDDQFQEVIGRLPHDPSAVAIVNSRGKSFTNQDIYGLIDHDLYLGLVTRTLSEEEKPKIREGIVELRREKLLDAISFFDQLLSELPADLAQEASKYSYLSEVPEDLANALEDYVKALNDRIEEELDKIREAEMEKMLKEQQKQGN; from the coding sequence ATGGAAGTAGCAAGGCGTAACAACGGCTTccgcaaggttgccaagtgGATTGTTGGTGCCGCTGTTGTGGCAGGTGCTGCTAGTGGCAATGTCCTATGCGATGAGGTTTCGGAACCAAAAAACGGCGAAGTTGATGAAGTGAAGTCTGAGGTTAATGttaatgaagaagatgagGAGCTAAGAAAAATTATTGACGATCAATTTCAAGAAGTTATAGGTAGACTTCCACACGACCCATCTGCAGTGGCCATTGTGAACTCAAGGGGCAAATCCTTTACAAACCAAGACATTTACGGATTGATAGACCACGATTTGTATCTCGGATTAGTAACCAGAACGTTgtctgaggaagagaaACCAAAAATTCGTGAAGGTATAGTAGAGTTAAGAAGAGAGAAGTTGTTGGATGCCATATCCTTTTTTGACCAGTTACTGTCAGAACTACCTGCTGATCTCGCCCAAGAAGCATCAAAATACAGTTACCTTAGTGAAGTACCTGAAGACCTAGCCAACGCTCTTGAGGACTATGTAAAGGCTCTGAACGATAGAATCGAAGAAGAGCTAGACAAAATACGGGAAGCAGAAATGGAAAAAATGTTAAAAGAGCAACAAAAACAAGGCAACTAA
- a CDS encoding putative integral membrane protein translates to MSCNYRISRCVALLWLAFAVFNGYFIFSISAVGIIFKDEDNVATLSSTGNSELAEKIINVRRAIFRSTTTYQGILTECHSIATYKGTDLEKLQDIETHRRLEKEGALINDQGRAYVDIGAAVQEYSDLEDRLKNVSSVNERKELEAHMKQISDDFEKKGYLFDEAKLDEFLKVVTNYLQDGASFMKRCRSNEEGEEDQSFSGLSTTQVDGNAGDSLSKPVGESGSERSQVNPNTEKKEEGINDAPEAIVFSFELENIAKDVTALKELHNVRGLLKEVMETSEDIVMGSTVDASTLKDPKDIIKKRKIDGLRNIIEDIAVADTKYKEMDMIIEGYNNDARTCEDIGEGAAKTKVLEHMKKLKDEFEAGKFQEYILNMLYYQEKCKNYLYRYQHLNDGKEFDEMAGKEPKYKYVTFKHAIKIPGSETVRSQPSDESPAPPLPQGNSSTSNAESQAADSAVGKQTEVNIRGSAINDGKSNFAVKGLLLINVLALCQLIAST, encoded by the coding sequence ATGTCCTGTAATTATCGAATCTCTCGGTGCGTTGCACTTTTGTGGCTCGCTTTTGCCGTTTTCAACGGTTATTTTATTTTCAGCATTTCAGCAGTTGGTATTATATTCAAAGATGAGGATAACGTAGCAACATTATCTTCCACTGGCAATTCAGAGTTAGCAGAAAAAATAATTAATGTCCGTCGTGCAATCTTCCGTAGTACTACAACTTATCAAGGAATTTTGACGGAGTGTCATTCTATTGCCACTTACAAAGGTACAGATCTCGAGAAACTTCAAGACATTGAAACTCACAGGAGATTAGAAAAGGAAGGAGCATTAATAAATGATCAAGGTCGTGCCTACGTTGATATAGGCGCCGCAGTACAGGAGTACAGTGATTTAGAAGACAGACTTAAAAATGTATCATCGGTAAATGAAAGGAAAGAGTTAGAAGCTCACATGAAACAAATCAGTGACGATTTTGAAAAGAAAGGCTATCTCTTCGATGAGGCTAAATTGGATGAATTCCTAAAGGTAGTTACCAATTATCTACAAGATGGTGCATCATTCATGAAACGCTGCAGATCGAATgaagaaggtgaagagGATCAATCATTTAGCGGTTTAAGCACTACACAAGTTGATGGTAACGCTGGAGATAGTTTATCCAAACCCGTCGGTGAAAGTGGGTCAGAACGGAGTCAGGTAAACCCAAATACCGAAAAAAAGGAAGAAGGGATCAACGATGCTCCGGAAGCCATTGTTTTCTCTTTTGAGTTGGAAAACATTGCTAAAGATGTTACAGCATTAAAAGAATTGCACAACGTAAGAGGGTTGTTAAAGGAGGTTATGGAAACCAGTGAAGATATTGTAATGGGTTCCACAGTGGATGCATCTACCCTTAAGGATCCCAAAGATATTATTAAAAAAAGAAAGATAGATGGATTACGAAATATCATTGAAGATATTGCCGTTGCGGATACTAAATATAAGGAGATGGATATGATCATAGAGGGCTATAATAATGACGCCAGGACGTGCGAAGATATTGGAGAGGGCGCTGCAAAAACGAAAGTATTAGAACATATGAAGAAACTGAAGGATGAGTTTGAAGCAGGTAAATTCCAGGAATATATTCTGAATATGCTCTATTACCAGGAAAAGTGTAAGAATTACCTATATAGGTACCAGCATTTGAACGACGGAAAGGAGTTTGATGAAATGGCGGGAAAAGAaccaaaatataaatacgTAACCTTTAAACATGCGATTAAAATACCTGGATCTGAAACGGTTAGATCTCAACCAAGTGATGAATCACCTGCGCCGCCTTTGCCTCAGGGGAATAGTTCCACTAGCAATGCCGAATCTCAAGCTGCAGATTCAGCAGTTGGAAAACAAACCGAAGTGAATATAAGGGGTAGTGCCATTAATGATGGAAAGTCGAATTTTGCCGTTAAGGGTCTTCTATTAATTAATGTTTTGGCACTTTGCCAACTTATCGCTTCAACGTAG